In Ilumatobacter fluminis, the following proteins share a genomic window:
- a CDS encoding MarR family winged helix-turn-helix transcriptional regulator, translating into MAKHAQLELDNQLCFPLYAASRAMTRAYLPLLEPFDLTYPQYLTMLAVWSGPEAQTVGELGARLRLDSGTLTPLLKRLEARGLVERHRDPDDERRVLVSATAEGTSLQDELADVPLSLAVRTGLTLEDGIEFRRLLDALLTSLDRHEETPA; encoded by the coding sequence ATGGCGAAACACGCCCAACTCGAACTCGACAACCAGTTGTGCTTCCCGCTCTACGCCGCGTCGCGAGCGATGACGCGTGCCTATCTGCCGCTGCTCGAACCGTTCGACCTCACCTACCCGCAGTACCTCACCATGCTGGCGGTGTGGTCGGGCCCCGAGGCCCAGACGGTCGGTGAGCTCGGCGCTCGGCTCCGACTCGATTCCGGCACGCTGACCCCACTCCTCAAGCGCCTCGAGGCCCGCGGGTTGGTCGAACGCCACCGCGACCCGGACGACGAACGGCGTGTGCTCGTGTCGGCCACCGCCGAGGGCACGTCCCTGCAGGACGAACTCGCCGACGTACCGCTCTCGCTGGCGGTGCGCACCGGCCTCACGCTGGAGGACGGCATCGAGTTCCGTCGCCTGCTCGACGCACTGCTCACATCACTCGACCGACACGAGGAGACCCCCGCATGA
- a CDS encoding DoxX family protein, whose amino-acid sequence MTKLLTRETTRSVTRWLLGGALVFAGIGHLTHQREEFQAQVPDWFPVDADLVVLLSGVVEITLGLALVFVSRYRALVGWIAAAFFVVIFPGNIAQWIEGTDAFGLDTDTKRFVRLFFQPVLVAWALFSTGAWRAWRRGGTSAVLTAE is encoded by the coding sequence ATGACGAAGCTGCTCACCAGGGAGACGACGCGATCGGTCACCAGGTGGCTCCTCGGCGGCGCTCTCGTCTTCGCCGGCATCGGCCACCTCACCCATCAGCGCGAGGAGTTCCAGGCCCAGGTACCCGACTGGTTCCCGGTCGACGCCGACCTGGTGGTGCTGCTGTCCGGTGTCGTCGAGATCACGCTCGGCCTGGCACTGGTCTTCGTCAGCCGATACCGGGCACTCGTCGGCTGGATCGCCGCCGCCTTCTTCGTCGTCATCTTCCCCGGCAACATCGCCCAGTGGATCGAGGGCACCGACGCGTTCGGGCTCGACACCGACACCAAGCGGTTCGTGCGCCTGTTCTTCCAACCCGTGCTCGTCGCCTGGGCCCTCTTCTCGACCGGCGCGTGGCGGGCCTGGCGCCGAGGCGGCACATCGGCGGTCCTCACCGCCGAGTGA